The nucleotide window TCTATATTGTCATCGAGGGCAAGGCCGGCTTTCTTCACTTCCTTTCTGGCCTTCTAGACCAATGGATCAATTTCCCTTTCCCCGGACTTTGACGAGCGCCATGGTGTTGAGACTCAAGCGCTCAGCCTTTCGGGTAGTGGGTTAGTTTGCCATCAGAAGGACTGACGTGTGTCATTCCCGCGGAAGCGGGAATGACACACGTCAGTGCTTCTCCCACAACCAAGTTGTCTGTTCTGCTAGCCTGAGTTCATTCCATCTTCTCTCCACGTCGTTTCTTTTGACGCTGAAACAAGGTAGGATCGCAACTGATCTGACCATATGGATCGAACACTCCAAGTCCTGAACGAGCTTGAGCGCGATGGCGTGTTGGGCCGTTACGCCATCGGCGGTGCGATGGGGGCGACCTTTTACGTCGAACCGCTCCTGACATTCGACCTCGACATTTTCGTGTTGCTGCCGGAGATGAAAGCCGGAGTACTGACCCTCACCCAGCTCTATACCGTGCTGCGCGCGAAGGGGTATATCGAAGAGGGCGAATGTGTCGTCATCGAGGGGGTGCCGGTCCAATTCCTCCCTGCGTATAACACGGTCTTAGAAGAGGCGTTACGAGACGCGCATGAGATGTTGTATCAATCAGTCCCCACGAGGGTCCTCCGAGTCGAACACCTGGTGGCGATATGTCTCCAGACCGGTCGAGCCAAGGATCGTGAACGAGTGCGGATCTTGCGCGAGCAGGCCACGCTGGATGAAGACTATCTCACAATGATCCTCCGCCGGCATAATCTGGAAGGAAGATGGAAGGAATGGATCGGATAACGCCGGAGATCGAGAAGCTCTTCCAGGCAAAGGAACAGCGCCGAGCTCGGCTGGCAGCCTTGCCATTTCCTGAGAAGGTGCGGGCGGTCGTCCAGATGCAGCGGATGGCGGCCCCGTTGTACCGCAGTCGCGGCAAGCAGGTCCGGATCTGGGAATTGGAATTGACCAACGAGCGGCACTGAGACGATTGAGAAAATGGGCCGCCCTGCCTCCAGCGACCTTGTGTCCACCATCGATCAGGGAGCACAGCCTCGCTCGTTTTCGTCTCTCAGCACGTATATGTCACGGCGGTACCGACTACTGACAACGTTCTCTGCCCTCGAATTCGTTCTGATCCACGAGCATGCTGCTTGATCCGTGTGGACCATCCCGCTTTATCATTCTTTCAGTAAGGACTGGCGGAAGACTTCGAGAAATTCCCCTGGTGTGAGGATCGGGAATTGGACGTAGGCACGAACGGCCTTCTTCTGAAAGTGTTTCGTGTTCCAGGTGATGAGGAAGTCCACCGATGCTTGCATCGCCGCGGCGAGAATAGGGGCATCCTTGTGATGGATCACATTGGCCGCTTGTTGAACAGATTCCCGTGTTGGATCCTCCCTGACTGCAGGTGCAAGTTGCTTGAGGAAGGCGCGGTACTCCGGCAATAGACTTGGCATCTTCTGTGATACATTGCGACCCGCTTCCACCAGGACTTGCCTAGAGACTGTGGCTTGAACAACTCCGGCTTCGCATAGACGCAGTACTTCATGCGCGGCTCCAGTCGAAGAGTACACTCCTGCGATCAGCGCGCTGGTATCAAGGACAATCGTCCAGCGCTTACGTTCCATATCGTTCCTTGTTATAACGGTCTCGCTCTCTGTCAAGATCCGCCAGGATCTCCTCAATCGACAGTCCGGCCTTTTTCATTTCCTTTCTTGCCTGCTTGGCCAACGCATCAATTTCCAGCACTTTTGGTGTCATGAGGATCACGTTGCCGACCTTGACGAGAGTTAATGGAGTCTCTTCCTTCAGATTCAACTCCTTCCGGATCGACGCAGGAATCGTGAGCTGACCCTTTCCCCAGACTTTGACAAGCGCCATGGACAGGCTCCTTTCTATATTCTGACTACTTCAGATTTTCTGACTTTATCTGACTTATGGTTGCAATTCAACGTCGACAGCCTTTTTCATTCGTCATTCGCTGACTTGCTTACTGAATCACTTTCGATCCATCGCGAATGCTTTTAGGTCCTTTCGGCCTGATACCGGTAGATCCTTCCGTCACCGGGTTGTGAATCCCCGCACAGGCAGATCTCCTTGTTCACATTGCAGTCTCACGCTGAAAGAGCAATTGATTCGCGCGAAAACTCCCGTTGGCCTACCCATTGCAATCTCGCGATGGCAGCAGTGAATCGAATCACCAGCGAGGTTCCCATGGACATCGGAGTGAGCTTGCTTCCCGCCCACGCCCTCATGGCGGCGCTGGTCTACATCGTCGTCGAGATCATCTGGCAGGAATAGAGAAGAAGTGCTGAGCCTTGACTGCTAGGTGCTGAGATCTGAGTGCTGGGTCCTGAGTGATGGACGGAGGCTGATCGAGAATGAGGAATTTGGAATCAGAGGAGTGAACGCAGAGGGTATCGAGCTCATGACGGAACTGCTCAGGCGTACAGTCAATTTCTCGCAGAATCTCTCGAATCAACGGCCGAGCCAGATCACTTCCCGGGTGGTGAGGCACGGTGGTGCTCCGCCCGTCGGAATGCCGGTAGAATATATGGCTCCCCTTTTGCCTTACCACCGAAAATCCGAGGCGAAACAGCACTTTTTCCATAGTCTTGCAATCGACAATCGGAAGCCGGCTCACCCGGCCACCTCAATCTGCTGCAGCCCGATGAATCGTGGGAGATCTTCACCCGTCGCGTGGGACTCTTCAAGACACAGCTCCAACACCTCCTTGAGATTTCTCTGCAAATCATCCAGGGTTTTCCCCTGCGTATGGGCACCGGCGATACCCGGTACGAAGCCAACATACAGCTTTGTTTCCGGATCCCATTCCACATATGCCGTGAACGTTTTCATTCAGCACCTCCGTCACTCCTACGATAGCAGATCAGACGGAATTTGGGGAGGCTATGAGTATCAGAAACAATGCTCAGTGCTGAGTGCAGGCTGCAGAGTTCTGGACGGTGGCAATTGGGAATGAGGATGAGACAAGACAAACGAGATGAACCGGACAAACCAGATAATACGGCTTTTGATAGTGGGTCAGTACGCAATTAGCAGGACTGAACTGTGTCATTCCCACGGAAGCGGGAATCCAGTCAAGGCCTTCTCCTCAGCATTGAGGCCTGATCGAGGCGTGGATGCCCGCCTTCGAGGGCGTGACGCAGGAGGAAACTGACCCACGACCCGGCTTTTACAAGCTGTGGGGGGAATTGGAGGGATAACAGCGACAGCTTGGGATGAAGAAGCAGAGGCCATCGCCCCTAGTCGAAAGGGTTATTGAGCATTTCTCACGAAAGGCATAGCTAGGCAGCTGATTCGCACCTAGACGAAACGGGGTACCACGTCATGGCGCTTCACCTTCACCGGAATAGTTATACCTCACCACCCGCTCAGCAATCAGTTCCTTCGCCTGGCTGGGTGTATTGGAAACAGTTCCTGACACGTACGGTAATCCCGCTTATAATAATCTTTACGTTTGGTCATGGCACTTCGAGAGCTTCCGCTTCAGATTCTGCTAATGGGCTTCCGGCATCCTTCGGGTCCGAATTCACGGCTTGTCTCAACGAATTGCTTGAATTCTTCAATCGCCCGATTCCTGAAATTCCACCAGGCCCACATCCAATACCATTCCTTATCGGATGTGAAATTCCTGGCTGTGACGCTGGATCGTCTGGCCCTATAGACCTCCGCATTGATCTGCGCGGCGACGTCATCGAATCAGCCAACCTCGACATTGAAGGACTGCCTCCAAATACGGAGCTGAACTTTACAGGAGTGGGCGAACAATCCCTCACTAACCCAAGCCGATTCTTGATCGGAAAGAGCAAAGAGCGTTTCTTTATGGGGAGAAAAGTTGCACGCATCAGTGGAATCCCTGAAACAAGCATGAAGCATCGTCTAACACCGACTAGACTGATTGACGCCATATTGGATATGCGGTCGGCCATCGCGTTTCCGGCGGGTAACATCAGCTTGTCGTTCGATAGAGCCGCTCTCGAGAGATTGGACCGCGAGGCTAGGAAAGCCGGCACGCCGCACGGCCGGGAGCTTGCAGCGGTTGAACTAACGGTATCTGTAACCAGCGGCAAGACTGTACTGAGCCACCGTAAGATCGGCTATCACGTTATGTGGTGTTTGAGCCTGTCCCCAGACCCCGTACATTCGGATCCTGTCGATCAGATTCAACTGCTCGAAAACGAAGCCATGGGAGTGAGCTTTACGGAAGAGGCAATGGTATTAGCAAACGGACGCATTCCTGTGATCGGAGAAACAACAGCCGGGAGGTGGATTGAGCCCGAGGCCTTTAAGTCTGCAACAATTTTCAAAATGAGAGAGAACAGGTTGAGGGACGATGGATCTTGTACGGCGGAAACTTACTCCGGTACCACCGAACAATGCAGTCCTGAGATCTCGGTGTTTTCGCAAGGCAGAGGCATGAAACTTGTGACTCCGGTTACAAGTTGGACTGACAGACTGGGCGACAAGGCGAAAGCCGAGGTTAAGGGTACGAATAGTATGCTTAAGATCCCCATTCATTTTTATATCGCCTGGGAACATTCCGCTGCTCCATGTCCTGAACGAATAGAGCAGTTCCCATGTCCTGCCGTGCCGCCGACCACCCAATCACTCGCCGAGAATTGGCTGACCGAAGCCAGAACGATTCTCGACAACATGCGTTCGGGCATTACATTTGACACGCCGGAAATTACGAGCAAGGCTTCCAACCCCGTACTGTATGAGGCCGGCTGCGCCGACCGAGACTTACTCTATCCTCATTTTGATATCAAACCAGACGAAAGGCCTACGACAGTGAGGGTATTCTTTGTGCAACTCTCAAAGGAAGCCGATATCAATGGAATACCTGTCCACGCTAACGGATGGGCTTGTGACATCCCCCCAAACGGCGCAAGCAATGATCACCTTGACTTACACCGGTACAACGACATCCTCATCAGCACGTCGATCGCCAATTCCACCACCTTGGCTCATGAGCTCGGCCACGCCCTCTTTCTACAAGATCTCAACGATGCGGGCGGCGACATTACCGAACCCCTTGAGTGGGCTAGCGGCCTCGGCCGCTGTCTGCCCCCTGCATCAGTGGGACAGCCTGGCTATCTGGAACCAGCCTGCAAATTTCTCATGTGGTCCGGCAGTCCAATTCGTAGCGTGTTGACCAAAGGACAGAGCTTTAGGTCGAATGTCAACCATCTATCAGCCATTCATCGACACACCTTAGCAACGAGACCCTTGGATGGGTTGTCACCCAGAGATTGTCTGGACTCCATGCGTACTGCAACATGTCCAGCTCTGACGCTTGACATCAACTGAAATCGCGTGGGCCATGGCGAAAGGTCACAAGGTTGAATCATGATGAGACATCCCGGCGGTACACGTCGTCTACTAACAACCGCCTACGTGGTAATGATGAACTTCTCAAATGGTGAGATTGTCAGTGCCCAGCTGGCTCCTCCCTCAACGGAAGAACGAACCATCGCTGTTCATCGTATAGTCCTGAACTGGTTGCAATGCGAGGAATGCACTCCCCGTCAGCTCCAGGCAGTGGTCCGACTTGGTCCCAAAGCCGTGCCATTCCTCTCGGCTGCACTGCAAGACGGCCCCACGATGATTGAATTGGCACCTGTGACCCGCTTTCTCCAACGACGCTACGCAGACCTCCGGAAATATTCTTCGTTACATTCTGATGCTCCGCTGCGACTCACCGAGAGCGAGTACATTAGTTTCCACGTGTCACAGTTGAAAACCCAATATCAAATTCGAGCTGCAACGGCTTTGGGAGCCATTGGCGGCCCCTTGGCTAAGCAAGCGCTGGAAGTTTCCCCGGATCAGCCACTTTCAGCGACGGTGAACCGGGTTGTCAAACAAGCGTTGTCACGGAGCAATCCGCTGATCCCTTGAGCGCATTTGAAGGAGATTAAGCGCACAGCCGAGAGTCTGGGTCGATTACAGCCCTGGCCTGTTTCAACACTGACTAGCTGGCAAATTCATTCACCTAAATAAGGGAGGCGATATGAGGTTTCGTCGAGAATGGACGCTTGTAGTGCTTTTCCTTTTTTTATGCCTTCCGGTGACTACATTCACCAGATCCCTCTCGTACGCGGGGAACATCAACGTCACGATTGACGGACAGGTACCGCCGAACCCGGCCCCCGCTAACTGCAATGATCCGACTAAATGTATAAACATCGGAGGTTCTTACGGAGTGCTCACTGTAGCTCCCGTCTCTTCAGGCTCAGGCCGAGGTGCTTACGCGCGTGTCGAATTCCCTCAAGCACTGACTGATCTGACCCACGACTCCCTTCAGATTACCAACGCCAGAATTACCAACACGGGTGGGGACAAGACCTTCACGATCGTTCTTGAACAGCAAGACGCTCAGCAGCCGAATTCCACCAAATACTACAATACCTACTTGAACGGAAACTTCGGGGCCGTTGCCGGGAATTCGATAACGTCCAGAAGCTTTTACAAGGTTTCCACCTATGAGCAGGTTGGCTCGACGCTCAGTCACTCGGTGACATGTTCGAGTACCTGCGCAACTGCCTTCTCGAAAAAGACCGGGGCGCAGAAGAATCCGGGAACCAGTCTCCGTTGGGTAAAAAGCGAAGTGACCATTACGCTCAAAGCCGGCAGCTACGTGGATCTCAATAGCGGAGCTCAAATCATCACATCTGGAACGCCGCCGGACCTTTCGGCAAACGAGCTCGTGGATGGGTCTCCACTGCCATGTCCTGGATGTGTGCCAAAGTCAGACTTGAGCGTCCTCTGTTCCACAACTTACTCCACCGCAAAGATGTTCGGCTGTCCTTCTTGCGTCACCGAAGACGGTCAAGTAGCTACAAACGCGAAAGTCAAACTCTTTGCGTTGGCCAACGGAAGCAGCATTGCCCAGGAAATGGCAAGAGGCAAAGGTGAGCACCTTGCTTCGCTGGCCGCCCTACTGAAAGTCTCGCAAAGCCAGGAGACGACTTTCTTTGCTTTAGCTCAAGAGCAATACCGTATATCCGCTGGGATTGAAGCACCGGAGCAGCTCGTTAGCGCACTCCAGGTGGCATGGAGCAATCAAAGGGAGAGGTGAACTTGAACTCTAGGGAGCGATCGTGCACCGTCACCGCTTCTTAGGAACTCATTGGAGGGACCGGATATGCCGCGCTGGGATCTAGGGAAACACCCGCGAGACATACTTCTTCGACAAGTCGGTTGCGTGGTTTTATGCATCGGACTACTTCTTATGGACCATCATTCAAGCCCCTCTGCCCGCGCTGCCACTTCGCTCACGCCGACACCGGGCCCTGCCGGGCTCGGCACCCAAGTGCTGCCGCCCAGCGGCGGCAACACCTACGGCATTCGGGGCGGAACCACGGTGGGCACAAACTTGTTCCACAGTTTCGGTCAGTTCAGCGTGGCCACGGGAGATATCGCGCAATTTCAAACGTCCAACCTACTCCCCAACGGTGCGATGAGCAACATTCTCAGCCGGGTGACCGGCGGAAACCCCTCCGCTATCTTCGGGACGATCGACAGCGCGACCTTCTATCCCGGCGCGAACCTCTTTCTCATGAACCCCGCCGGCGTTCTCTTCGGGCCAACTGCGACTTTGAATATCGGTGGGATGGCGACGTTTACCACTGCCGATTACCTCCGTCTCGTTGAGGTCGATGGCGTGAGTGGAATCTTCCACGCAAATCCTGCAACAACAAGTGTATTGACCACTGCCCCAGTCGCCTCCTTCGGCTTTCTGGGCTCGAATCCCGCCGCCATCGCCATACAGGGCAGCCAACTTGCTGTGGCAACCGGAACAGGACTCTCACTAGTCGGAGGGAAAACCGGTTTCACCTTTACCGATCCGGACACAGGACTGACCGCCTCTGCTCCTGACGGCGTGACGATGACCGGCGGTAGCCTCTCAGCCCCCAGCGGGCAGATCAACCTGGTGAGCGTCGCGTCAGCGGGAGAGATTTCAACCGTGGACTTCCTCCCCGATCCAAGCATGGCAATGGGCCCCATTTCGCTCTCCCAAGGAGCAGTCGTTGACGTGTCGGGTGACGGCGGGGGGACCGTCCGCATTCGTGGGGGCCGGTTCGTGATGGACCAGGGAGCGATCCTGATCGCCCATACAACCGGCGCCAATGACGGAGCGCCCACAGCAATCAGCATCAATGTGACCGACGAAGTTTCGCTTAATCACCAGAGCGGATTATTCGCCTGGGCCAGAGGTGCGGGACGAAGCGGCAACATCGAAGTTACCGGCCGGACCATCGAAATCGCGGACGGTTCCCTTGTCTATACGAACAGCACCGACGCAGGGACTCCGGGAAATATCACCGTGACGGCAACTGATACAGTCTCAGTCCGTGGAGCCGACGAGCTTGGCAACCCCAGCGAAATACTCAGTGATTCATTGGGGCTGGCATCAACCGGGTCGATAACGCTCCGGGCCCCGGTCATCAACCTACTAGACATGGGCGCAGTTGAGACTCGCATGTTTGGTTTCGGTGAAGGAGTTCGTGCCGGAGACATCACGATCGAGGCGACGAATCTAAATCTGCTCAGCGGAGGGAAGATTAACATCGTGAGCGGAAGCGGCGCGCCGACCGGAAACATTGCCATCACCGCAACGGATTCAATCACTCTCGTC belongs to Nitrospira sp. and includes:
- a CDS encoding PIN domain-containing protein; this encodes MERKRWTIVLDTSALIAGVYSSTGAAHEVLRLCEAGVVQATVSRQVLVEAGRNVSQKMPSLLPEYRAFLKQLAPAVREDPTRESVQQAANVIHHKDAPILAAAMQASVDFLITWNTKHFQKKAVRAYVQFPILTPGEFLEVFRQSLLKE
- a CDS encoding AbrB/MazE/SpoVT family DNA-binding domain-containing protein, whose product is MALVKVWGKGQLTIPASIRKELNLKEETPLTLVKVGNVILMTPKVLEIDALAKQARKEMKKAGLSIEEILADLDRERDRYNKERYGT
- a CDS encoding type II toxin-antitoxin system HicB family antitoxin, coding for MKTFTAYVEWDPETKLYVGFVPGIAGAHTQGKTLDDLQRNLKEVLELCLEESHATGEDLPRFIGLQQIEVAG
- a CDS encoding DUF3015 family protein yields the protein MLTVAPVSSGSGRGAYARVEFPQALTDLTHDSLQITNARITNTGGDKTFTIVLEQQDAQQPNSTKYYNTYLNGNFGAVAGNSITSRSFYKVSTYEQVGSTLSHSVTCSSTCATAFSKKTGAQKNPGTSLRWVKSEVTITLKAGSYVDLNSGAQIITSGTPPDLSANELVDGSPLPCPGCVPKSDLSVLCSTTYSTAKMFGCPSCVTEDGQVATNAKVKLFALANGSSIAQEMARGKGEHLASLAALLKVSQSQETTFFALAQEQYRISAGIEAPEQLVSALQVAWSNQRER